A stretch of DNA from Deferribacterota bacterium:
TAATTTGTGAGGTGATAAAATGACAAAAATAGAAATAAAAGATGAAAAAGCCCTTATTAAAATCTTTAAAACAATTTCTTGGTTAGATGATATAAGATGGAGAACGGCAGGTAACTATAACTTTATAAATTACTCAAGAAGTAATCTAACGAATTGTGAAAAAATCCTTACCCATTGGATTTGCTATATTACAGATAGACAAATGTCATTTGAAATTGTCTGGGATAAAGGTGGATAAATATTACTACGAATAAACAGAAGTGTTTTACAATAAACACATTAGATTTAGCTATAATTTATTTTATTACATAAGCTCTTTTAAATGATTTATTACTTTTTTTGGTTTATAGGGATATTCATCAAAAACATTATTCTGCCTATTAAGCCAGATAGCTTCAAAGCCAAAAGCAGTTGCTCCTGCAACATCCCATGGATTTGAAGAAACAAATAATATATCTTCTTTTTCTCTGTTTAATCTTTTTATGCTATAATTATAAACTTCAGGATGTGGTTTGTATATTTTTATATCATCTACAGAAATAATATTGTCAAAATATGCGCTTATTTTATTATAATCTAATGCTTTATTAAGCATTTCATTTGTAGCATTAGAAAGAATAACAGATGTATAATTATTTTCTTTAAAATATTTAAGACTATTTAACACATCACCATAGCAGTTTAGACTATCATATGCATCTATAAGTGTATTTCTTATATCTAAATTGTATAAGTTATATTTTTTCAGTGCATAATCTAAAGCAAGTTTTGTTATCTCATAAAAATCTATATAATGTTGCATTAGTGTTAATGTCCATGTATATTCTAATTGTTTTTGTCTCCAAAGGATAGATAGGTGTTCTAAACGGTTCTTATCTATTTCCCTATCTTTTAATATCTCTACAGGGCTTAATACGTTAAGAAGTGTTCCATAAGCATCAAACATTAAAACTTTCATTTGAGCCTGCCTATTTTAGGAATTTTTCTCTTTTTTCTTTTGGATAGTTAATACAAACTGCACTTTTGCCTTTTTTTACCAATTCTGTGCACATATTACACGT
This window harbors:
- a CDS encoding haloacid dehalogenase type II, with the protein product MKVLMFDAYGTLLNVLSPVEILKDREIDKNRLEHLSILWRQKQLEYTWTLTLMQHYIDFYEITKLALDYALKKYNLYNLDIRNTLIDAYDSLNCYGDVLNSLKYFKENNYTSVILSNATNEMLNKALDYNKISAYFDNIISVDDIKIYKPHPEVYNYSIKRLNREKEDILFVSSNPWDVAGATAFGFEAIWLNRQNNVFDEYPYKPKKVINHLKELM